In a genomic window of Methanogenium sp. S4BF:
- the pepD gene encoding beta-Ala-His dipeptidase → MTTEGHTAEGDSRTDAAAIREIFGRIAAIPRCSGYEGGVARFLMERASAAGFPADEDAAGNVFITRPGNGGGEAAPVIVLQVHMDMVCVAAPGSDHDFAREGIDWYEEDGIIRARETTLGADNGLGLAIALHLMEHPGNTHPPVQLIATREEETTMHGAAALDSAWLAGTTIINLDDEEEGVITTSSAGMMAVGFTFPAHRIRVGGAVSWQTVEVAGGRGGHSGIEAGSGRANALSLLGILLSGLMAETGCAVNSITGGERDNVIPGQARACIGLDPVAVKQAVRFIREEERACRERYRETDPDLRIRIFPATPQEDVFAPEIAAGAASLLAGLPAGVCAMDPVIPDLVATSSNPATVSEDRGVLMIGLSARSNDDAALAALGDAFRQQGRETGATVFIPGVAPSWHYQEESPIRETMKAAYRGLFGGEMRLRGLHAGLETAWIAQKIPAADIIAIGPDIRDAHTIRESASLPSAGRVCLLVRETLRRSVDIPRRADR, encoded by the coding sequence TTGACAACAGAAGGGCATACAGCCGAAGGTGACAGCCGGACGGACGCAGCAGCGATACGCGAGATATTCGGCCGGATTGCGGCAATCCCCCGCTGTTCCGGATATGAAGGCGGTGTGGCCCGCTTTCTGATGGAACGGGCATCAGCAGCGGGATTTCCAGCAGATGAGGATGCAGCGGGCAATGTCTTCATCACCCGTCCGGGCAATGGGGGAGGGGAGGCTGCACCCGTGATCGTTTTGCAGGTGCATATGGACATGGTCTGTGTGGCAGCCCCTGGCTCCGATCACGATTTTGCCCGTGAGGGCATTGACTGGTACGAAGAGGACGGCATCATCCGGGCACGTGAGACCACCCTCGGGGCAGATAATGGCCTCGGTCTCGCAATAGCGCTGCACCTCATGGAGCATCCGGGAAATACCCACCCCCCTGTCCAGCTTATTGCAACGAGAGAAGAGGAGACGACGATGCACGGCGCCGCCGCCCTCGACTCCGCATGGCTGGCCGGGACGACAATAATCAACCTCGATGATGAGGAAGAGGGCGTCATCACCACCAGTTCGGCAGGGATGATGGCTGTGGGGTTCACCTTCCCTGCCCATCGTATCCGTGTCGGGGGTGCCGTCAGCTGGCAGACCGTGGAGGTGGCCGGCGGCAGGGGCGGCCATTCAGGGATTGAGGCTGGTTCCGGACGGGCCAATGCCCTCTCCCTTTTGGGAATCCTGCTATCGGGGCTCATGGCAGAGACCGGATGTGCGGTTAATTCGATCACCGGCGGTGAGCGGGATAATGTGATACCCGGACAGGCGAGGGCCTGCATCGGCCTTGATCCGGTGGCAGTGAAACAGGCTGTCCGGTTCATCCGTGAGGAGGAGCGTGCCTGCCGGGAAAGATATCGCGAAACAGATCCCGACCTGCGGATACGCATATTCCCGGCGACACCGCAGGAGGATGTCTTTGCCCCGGAGATCGCAGCCGGAGCCGCTTCTCTCCTGGCCGGCCTGCCCGCAGGTGTCTGTGCGATGGATCCGGTTATCCCGGACCTCGTCGCCACCTCATCCAACCCGGCAACGGTCTCTGAGGATAGAGGTGTCCTGATGATTGGCCTCTCTGCACGCAGCAATGATGATGCGGCCCTTGCAGCACTGGGCGATGCGTTCCGGCAGCAGGGGAGAGAAACGGGGGCCACGGTTTTCATTCCGGGTGTCGCACCATCCTGGCACTACCAGGAGGAGTCTCCCATCCGTGAAACCATGAAGGCGGCGTATCGTGGACTCTTTGGCGGGGAGATGCGTCTTCGTGGCCTGCATGCCGGCCTTGAGACCGCCTGGATTGCACAGAAGATACCGGCAGCAGACATCATCGCCATCGGCCCTGATATCCGGGACGCCCACACCATACGGGAATCTGCATCCCTCCCTTCCGCGGGGCGTGTATGTCTGCTCGTCCGGGAGACACTCAGGCGGTCTGTCGACATTCCCCGGAGAGCAGATCGGTAG